CAGGTTCACTTCCGAGAATGAACAGATCATCTCCTCGGCCTCCAAGCACCTTTTCGAAGCCCGTGATGGCATCGCGTCCGATTTCTACTCCGCTGGCGACACCGTTCACCAGATCCACAACGATTCCTTCCCACGCGCTGCTGTAGTCGAGAGTGTCCGAGTCCGCGCCACCGTCGTACACGTCATCATCTGCGTCGAGCGCCGCCACGACCCGATCGCTTCCCATACCGCCGAAAACCTGATCGCGACCCGCGCCATCCATAATTACATCGTTACCATCGCCGCCGTCGATCACGTCCTGACCCGCGCCGCCGTACAACCTATCATCACCCTCGCCGCCGGCGAGGGTGTCGTCTCCTGCGTCGCCGTAAAGGAAATCTGCCCCATCGCCTCCGAATAGCAGATCGTTGCCATCTCCGCCGCTCAGGCGATCTTCGCCGGCGTTCCCAAAGATCACATCATCTCCGTCATCGCCGAATAACCGGTCGTCGCCATCTCCCCCGAAAAGATGGTCGTTTCCCGCGCCGCCGAAAATAATGTCGTTTCCGTCGCCGCCGAACACCACGTCATCACCATCTCCAGCAACGATGTGGTCGTCTCCCGCTCCTCCGGCTAGGACGTCGTCGCCGGCCCGTCCATCAATGTTGTCATCGCCATCCGCACCGTCGATCTCATCGGCACACAGGCTGCCGAGAAGCGTGTCGTTTGCCGCGGTTCCTACGATAACTGGCTGCTCGACAACGGAGAAACGGGCGACCGCATCGGTCGTCAGCTCACCGTCGGAGATCTGATAAGTGAGCGTTACGGGTCCCAGTTGACCCATGTCGCTTTGGAACACCCACCCGCCATCCACTTCCGTAAGCGTGCCAGACGACACGACCAGATTTTCGACCCAGAGGACGTCGCCATCAGGATCGTATGCCTTGCCCAGCAGATCGTCCAAAGCAATCAGGAGTGCCGTACAAGGTGCCACATCCAGCAGGTAGACTGGTCCTGATAC
This genomic stretch from Halopseudomonas pelagia harbors:
- a CDS encoding calcium-binding protein codes for the protein MDGDPLNPDIDDTDCVDRSDQNRAPRVSGPVYLLDVAPCTALLIALDDLLGKAYDPDGDVLWVENLVVSSGTLTEVDGGWVFQSDMGQLGPVTLTYQISDGELTTDAVARFSVVEQPVIVGTAANDTLLGSLCADEIDGADGDDNIDGRAGDDVLAGGAGDDHIVAGDGDDVVFGGDGNDIIFGGAGNDHLFGGDGDDRLFGDDGDDVIFGNAGEDRLSGGDGNDLLFGGDGADFLYGDAGDDTLAGGEGDDRLYGGAGQDVIDGGDGNDVIMDGAGRDQVFGGMGSDRVVAALDADDDVYDGGADSDTLDYSSAWEGIVVDLVNGVASGVEIGRDAITGFEKVLGGRGDDLFILGSEPVALTGGAGDDVFAFDIIGGDRPNAVSHVILDFGVGDRIRMSEYDIFSKADDDADDRFERIYQSNGDHDLPIRYRHDRDEGLDWTVIETDFEADEAWAAAITLQGTHTLLWSTERDDGLEWLS